CCTTGGCTTCCGCGACCGCGAGCGGAATGTCGGTCTTGGCGGTGATCGCCTGCATCCACGGCGCAAAACCCAGCGGCTCGCCCTTCGATGCATCCTGCGCGCGGAAATCTTCCTTGAAGAATGTCGGCCCCGCCATCAACGCGACGTAGAAGATGTCGGGTGCCGCAAACGCATCGGAGTTCGCCTGTTCGGCGAGGAATTGCAGCAGCCGATCGTCGCCGGCCATGTCGCGGATGCCCGTCACGCCGCCCAGCAGCAGCGCATGCAGGAACGTCTGGTAATGCGCGATGTCGGGCTCGGCATCGGTGATGTGCACGTGCGCGTCGATCAGGCCGGGGATCACGTACTTGCCGCTCAAGTCGCGTACCTGCGCATCCTTCGGCGCGGGCCGGCTGCCGCTCGGATATACCGCCGTGACTCGTTTGTCTTCAATCGCGACGGTCATGTCGCGCTGCACGGCGGAGCCGGTGCCATCGATCAGCCCTACATGCGTCAGCAGCAACGGTTTCGGTGCTGTAGCCAAGGCCGGTAACGTGAGCAGGCACAGCAACAACGGAAGGATGCGTTTCATGGAATGTTCCCGGAACGATCCGGCAAGGATAGACGGAACGCGGCCGAACCGGCGTCTTGCATTTTGCAACCTTACGGTTGCATATTTCCATCGGCCGCCCTAACATGCAAACTCACGGTTGCATGTGTCCGACGGAGACCAAGATGAACGCGAGCACCGACCGCATCGAGCCCGACCGTATTCAAAAACAGGTTCTGCTGAAAGCGTCACGCGAACGCGTGTGGCGCGCGCTCAGCGAAGCGGAACAGTTCGGCACGTGGTTCGGCGTCCGCTTCGACGGCCCGTTCATCGAGGGCGAGCGGCTGACCGGAAAAATCGCGCCCACGCAGGTCGATGCCGAAGTCGCCGCGATGCAGGCGCCCTACGAAGGCACGCCTTTCGAATGGGTCGTCGAACGGATCGAGCCCATGCAACGCATCGCGTTCCGCTGGCATCCGTTCGGCATCGACAAGACCATCGACTACTCGCACGAGCCGATGACGCTGATCGTGTTCGAACTGCACGACGCACCCGAAGGCATCCTGCTGACCGTCACCGAATCCGGTTTCGACAAGCTGCCGCCGGAGCGCCGCGCGAAAGCGTTCGCGGCCAACGAAGGCGGCTGGACGCACCAGATGAAGCTGATCGAAAAATATCTCGCCCTGCGGCCATGACTTCGCGCGCCGTGCGCAAACAACCCGCGCTCCACAAGTCCGCGCCGGTGTTCGCCGCGCTGGGCGATCCGACGCGCTTGCGTCTGGTCGCGGCGCTGTGCGCGGGCGGCGCGCTGTCGATCGCGCAGCTCACCGCTGGCACCGCGATCACGCGCCAAGCCGTTACGAAGCATCTGGAAGTGCTGGCCGACGCGGGACTCGTGCGCGACGTTCGCCAGGGCCGCGAACGATTGTGGGAACTGGAGCCTGCGCGCATCGGCGAAGCGCGCCGCGCGCTGGATGCGATCGCAGCGCAATGGGATCAGGCGCTGCAACGGCTGAAAGCCCTCGTGGAAAAGTAGTGTGCGTCATTCCCGCGCAAGCGGAAATCCAGTGTCTTTCTCGACTGAAACACAAAGGCACTGGATCCCGGATATCGCTTCGCGATTCCGGGATGACGAGCAAAACCATGATTTGCTACCGAAGCTGACTGTCCTTGCTCCCGCGCCGGTTGTAACCGCTGAACACGCCTTCTTCGCGGTCGTGTTCGGCCTGGCAGTTCACGCACAGGCGCACGCCGGGCACGGCCTTGCGCCGCGCTTCCGGAATCGGTGCGTCGCATTCTTCGCAATGCTTGAGGCCCGGGCCCTTGTGCTGCTTGCTGCGCGCACGCGCGACCGCATCGGCGACCGTCGCGTCGATCTGGTCCTGCACCGCATCGTCGTTGACGAAGCCCTTGGCCATGTCCACAACGTAAGGGCAGCCGGCGCGGCTTGCAACCCACACTAGTGCGCGCATTCAGGCGTCGGGCATCGCCTGCACGCAATTGCGGCTGCGCGCCTTGGCGGCATACATCGCCGCATCGGCCGCCGCGACCAGCGCGTCCGGCGACGCACCCGCGTCGCGCGGGCTGGCCGCGCCCACGCCGATGCTGACGGTGACGCAATCCCCGGCGGGCGAGTCGGGATGCGGCAACGCCAAAGCCTCGACATGGCCGCGCAAGGCTTCCGCCACCCGCATCGCCTCGGCCATGCCGCAGCGCGGCAGCAGCATCACGATCTCCTCACCGCCGTAGCGCGCGGCCAGGTCGCTGCCGTCGCGCACGTGCGCCGCGCACAACTGCGCCAGTTCACGCAGGCATTCGTCACCCTGCAGATGTCCGCTGCGATCGTTCAGCGCCTTGAAACAATCCACGTCGACCATCAGCAACGCCAGCGATGCACCGTCGTTCGCATGGCGCCGCCACTCCTCGGCCATGCGCGCGTCGAAGCAGCGGCGGTTGGCGATGCCGGTCAGGCCGTCGCGCATCGACAAGTCGCGCAGCTTGCGGTTCGCCGCCTCCAGTTCGCGCAGCAGGCGCGCGACGTGGATGGCGCCGGCGATCTGTTCGGCGATCGCGTCGAACACCGCGCACACTTCCGGCGTGAAGAAATCGCCGCGCGTGCTTTCCAGGTTCAGCACGCCATGCATGCGTCCCTGGTGGCGGATCGGCACCAGGTATTCCGAACTCACGTCGTGGTTGCCGGGCACGTAATCCGGATCGTTGCGCAGGTCGGTGATCAACTGGCGCTCGCCGGTGCGCGCGCAGCGCCCCGCCGCGCCGATCGCCACCGGCCACGGCATGCCGCCCGGAAACTCCAGTTCGATGCGGCCCGACCAGACTTCCTGCACGAAATGCGTGCGCTCCTCGTTGAGCAGGATGATGCTGGCGATGGTCACCGGCAGCCGCCGGGTGATGCAATCCACGATCGCGCGCAGCACCGCTTCCAGCGTGTCGCCCTGCAACGCCTCGTGCGACACTTGCGCCAGGATTTCCGTCAGCATGGCGCGCCGGCCGACCGCGTCGCGTTCGTCCCACAATGGATGCTGGCTGCGGATGTCGGCCGTCTGGGCCATGGGCTGCGCCATCCCGATCCCCTACCCCGCCAGTGTATCGGCGGCCCCGGAAGCGGTGTCGATTCCGGGCCGGGCCGATCGTCGCTGACATGAGTACAACCCCGGAGCACCCATGCAACTCTACGGCCACCTCTTTTCGTCCTACACGCAGAAAGCGCTGATCGCGTTCCACGAGAACGACACGCCTTTCGAATTCCTCAGCCTGTCGCCGGACAATCCCGATATCTGTGCCGAGTTCGCGCGGCGCTGGCCGATCCGGAAATTCCCGCTGCTGGTGGATGGCGACCGCCAGATCATGGAAGCCACCAGCATCATCGAATATCTCGAAGTCCATCATCCGGGACGCACGCGGTTGCTCCCCGCCAACGCCGACGCGGCCGTCGAAGTGCGCATGCTGGACCGCTTCTTCGACAATTACATCAACGGACCGCAGCAGCGGATCGTGTTCAACCAGTTGCGACCGGAAGCCAATCGCGACCCTTATGGCGTCACCGAGGCGCGCGCGGCGCTCGCAACCGCCTACGCTTGGCTCGACCAGCACATGGCGGGACGCGAGTGGGCCGCGGGCGCCTTCAGCCTCGCCGACTGCGCCGCCGCGCCTTCGCTGTTCTACGCGGACTGGACGCACCGCATCGACGGCAAGTTCCGCAACTTGCATGCGTATCGCGCGCGGTTGCTGGAACGCCCGTCGTTCGCGCGCTGCGTCGAAGACGGCCGCCCCTATCGTCACCTGTTCCCGCTGGGCGCACCGGATCGCGATTGACTTCGAGGAGAACGATCATGAATACACCGAAACTGGTTCCAGCCGCCGAACTCGCGTCGCGCAATCCCGTGCGTTTCCCCAACGAGAGCACCGAGTACCGTTCCGCGCGGCAGGCGTTGCTGGCCGAGGAAATCGAATTGCGCCGGCACATCGAACGCGTCGCCGAACAGCGCCGCGCCTTGCCGCCGGGCGGCGAAGTCACCGGCCGCTACCGCTTCACGGGTGAACACGGCGAAACCGATTTCGCAGGCCTGTTCGGCGACAAGCAAACCCTGGTGATCTACAGCTGGATGTTCGGACCGCAACGCGAGCGCCCCTGTCCGATGTGCACGGCACTCCTGAGCGCCCTCGAGGGCGAGGCGCGCGACATCGAGCAGAACGTGGCGCTGGCGGTGACCGCGCGCTCGCCGATCGAGCGCCTGATGGCGTTCAAGCGCGAGCGCGGCTGGCGCAATCTGAAGGTCTATTCGGATGGCAGCGGCGATTACACGCGCGCTTACGTCAACCCGGACAACGGCGACACGCCGGCTTTCAACGTGTTCACCCGCCGCGATGGCACGGTCCGGCACTTCTGGGCAGGCGAGATGTTCGCGACCCCGCCCGATCCCGGCCAGGACCCGCGCGGCGCACCCGACCTGATGCCGCTTTGGAACGTGCTGGACTTGACGCCCGAAGGCCGGCAACCAACCTGGTATCCAAAGCTCGAGTACGGCGACTGAGCGCATGCGCCCGGTTTGAGCGCGCCAGCGCGGCATGGCACGATCCGCGGATGCGGCAACCTGCTGCGCGTGCAGGAACGCCGCTGGCCTTCATCACGAGTACCCAAAGGGAACGCAATCATGGCAACCAAGAAAGCCGCCAAGCCCGCAGGATTCACAGCCGATGAACGCGCCGCGATGAAAGAACGCGCGCGTGAATTGAAAACCGCGCAGCGCGGCGCGGACGGCGAGAAGGACGTACTGGCCGCGATCGCCAGCATGCCCGAACCCGATCGCACGATGTCCGAGCGATTGCACGAACTCATCCGCGCCGCCGCGCCGGCGTTGCTGCCCAAGACCTGGTACGGCATGCCCGCCTACGCCAACGCCGACGACAAGGTCGTGGTGTTCTTCAAGCCCGCGTCCAAGTTCAAGGATCGCTACCTCACCCTCGGTTTCAACGATGCCGCCAGGCTCGACGACGGCGCGATGTGGGCAACCTCGTACGCGCTGGTGAAGCTGGGCGCGGCCGAAGAAAAGCGCATTCGCGAACTGGTGAAGAAGGCGGCGGGGTAGCTTTTGCTCGTCATCCCGGCGCTGGCCGGGATCCATTGGTTTTTTCAACGCGAAAGTCAGGTCGCGGGATCGCACGCCGGATCGATCTGCCGCAACTCGCATTCCACTTCCCACTCGTCGCCGTGCACGTCCAGGAAACGCTTCGTCAGCTGCAGCGCGTGCTCCATCGAATCGGCCTGCAACAACGCGTAACCGCCGATCACTTCCTTGGATTCCGTGAACGGGCCGTCCGACACCGTCTGCTTGCCGCGCGACAAGCGCACCCGCTTGCCTTCTGCGGTCGGCCGCAATCCGGCGGTATCCAGCAAGGTGCCGTCCGCGGTCATCTCGGTCATCAACTGGCCCATGTCCGCCATCAATTTTTCGCTGGGCTTCTGGCCGGTGTTCTCGGTGATCCGTATCAGGGAAAGAAACCGCATCGTCGTGTCTCCTCGTGGGTGGAAGGAGCGGCGGCCGGCGGATGCCGGCGGCGTCGCACTCCTGATGGGGCGACGGATGAGGAATGCCCGAATCGACAATTGTCGATCAAGGTGCGTTTTCGAAATATTTCTCGGTGGTGCCGCACTCAGCACAATCACGGAAGAACTCGTTGCCCTGCTTCCGAAGCTTGGGCGAATGGCCCGGCAGACAGGTAAACCGGATCGCCGTATTGGCGCCGCATCCCTCGCACTTGAAGTAATAGCCGTACTTGCCATGCAGGATGGCGCCGCGGCTTCCGCCGCATTTTTTG
The genomic region above belongs to Rhodanobacteraceae bacterium and contains:
- a CDS encoding Transcriptional regulator, ArsR family — translated: MTSRAVRKQPALHKSAPVFAALGDPTRLRLVAALCAGGALSIAQLTAGTAITRQAVTKHLEVLADAGLVRDVRQGRERLWELEPARIGEARRALDAIAAQWDQALQRLKALVEK
- a CDS encoding putative zinc-finger containing protein YbiI, whose product is MAKGFVNDDAVQDQIDATVADAVARARSKQHKGPGLKHCEECDAPIPEARRKAVPGVRLCVNCQAEHDREEGVFSGYNRRGSKDSQLR
- a CDS encoding maleylacetoacetate isomerase, with the translated sequence MQLYGHLFSSYTQKALIAFHENDTPFEFLSLSPDNPDICAEFARRWPIRKFPLLVDGDRQIMEATSIIEYLEVHHPGRTRLLPANADAAVEVRMLDRFFDNYINGPQQRIVFNQLRPEANRDPYGVTEARAALATAYAWLDQHMAGREWAAGAFSLADCAAAPSLFYADWTHRIDGKFRNLHAYRARLLERPSFARCVEDGRPYRHLFPLGAPDRD
- a CDS encoding PhnB protein, translated to MRFLSLIRITENTGQKPSEKLMADMGQLMTEMTADGTLLDTAGLRPTAEGKRVRLSRGKQTVSDGPFTESKEVIGGYALLQADSMEHALQLTKRFLDVHGDEWEVECELRQIDPACDPAT